From Burkholderiales bacterium, one genomic window encodes:
- a CDS encoding Crp/Fnr family transcriptional regulator — protein MALQPAVVELESIPLFSGLPRRVFARLAKGAQTLDVARGTMLYANGDACGGIHAVVSGRVSLALRGPQDAERVVALVGRGETFGEAAALLGQPHFMCAEALVPTHLIFVAKSVVLASMSRDVAFADRMAVSLARRLRRVMHEVENMTLHSGTDRVVDFLVAALADAPSQGAAIVELPAKKRIIASHLDLTQEHFSRILHELAAERLLVVQGPRVSIPDIARLRAYHEESYALPASTVRRIS, from the coding sequence GTGGCGCTACAGCCTGCGGTCGTGGAGCTGGAGTCCATACCGCTTTTCAGCGGACTGCCGAGGCGCGTGTTCGCGCGTCTTGCGAAAGGCGCGCAAACGCTCGATGTCGCGCGCGGCACGATGCTGTACGCGAACGGCGACGCGTGCGGCGGTATCCATGCCGTGGTTTCGGGGCGCGTCAGCCTCGCGCTGCGCGGCCCCCAGGACGCCGAGCGCGTGGTGGCGCTCGTCGGGCGCGGCGAGACTTTCGGCGAGGCTGCGGCATTGCTCGGCCAGCCGCACTTCATGTGCGCCGAAGCGCTCGTGCCGACACACCTCATCTTCGTCGCGAAATCGGTGGTGCTCGCGTCCATGAGCCGCGATGTCGCGTTCGCCGACCGGATGGCCGTGTCTCTCGCCCGGCGGCTGCGCCGCGTGATGCACGAAGTCGAGAACATGACGCTGCACAGCGGTACCGACCGCGTGGTCGACTTCCTCGTGGCTGCGCTAGCGGACGCGCCGTCGCAGGGGGCAGCCATCGTGGAGCTTCCCGCGAAGAAGCGCATCATCGCATCGCACCTCGATCTCACCCAGGAGCATTTCTCGCGCATCCTGCACGAGCTCGCCGCGGAGCGGCTCCTGGTCGTGCAGGGACCGCGCGTGAGCATTCCCGACATCGCGAGGCTGCGCGCGTATCACGAGGAGTCGTACGCGCTGCCCGCCTCGACAGTCCGCCGCATTTCCTGA
- a CDS encoding Crp/Fnr family transcriptional regulator, with translation MLRSPIHVRDFLASLPLFKDIHAVDLRRIAERIESVDAPKGTVLAQRGQRCAGFYVVVYGHVKLALQTQRGNEKIVEILGRGQTFGEFAMFLDQQYLTTAEAIADSKLLYVSKSTVMEEIEREPAFARRMILALSRRLSLLFGVIEGYTVRNGTQRVGAYLLSQMAEPDDLAPAQIILPVQKGVIASHLNLTHEHFSRILHDLAAAGLIEVRGRAVRILDSEKLRGLTA, from the coding sequence ATGCTCAGGTCACCGATACACGTCAGGGATTTCCTGGCGAGCCTGCCCCTGTTCAAGGACATCCACGCCGTCGATCTCCGGCGCATCGCCGAGCGTATAGAGTCGGTAGACGCCCCCAAGGGGACCGTGCTCGCGCAGCGCGGCCAGCGCTGCGCCGGTTTCTATGTGGTCGTTTACGGCCACGTGAAGCTCGCGCTCCAGACCCAGCGCGGCAACGAGAAGATCGTTGAGATCCTCGGCCGCGGCCAGACGTTCGGCGAGTTCGCGATGTTTCTCGACCAGCAGTACCTCACCACTGCCGAGGCCATAGCGGACAGCAAGCTCCTCTACGTCTCGAAATCCACCGTAATGGAAGAGATCGAGCGCGAGCCCGCTTTTGCGCGCCGCATGATCCTCGCGCTATCCCGCCGGCTGTCGCTGCTCTTCGGCGTCATCGAAGGCTATACAGTGCGCAACGGGACGCAGCGCGTCGGCGCGTATCTCCTCAGCCAGATGGCCGAACCCGACGATCTCGCGCCGGCCCAGATCATTCTGCCGGTACAGAAAGGCGTCATAGCGTCGCACCTGAATCTCACCCACGAGCACTTCTCGCGCATCCTGCACGACCTCGCGGCGGCGGGCCTGATCGAAGTACGAGGACGCGCGGTGCGCATACTCGACTCCGAAAAGCTGCGCGGGCTCACCGCCTGA
- a CDS encoding c-type cytochrome, with product MKSGPGLVVPALLVAAGAAFAGEAPVDAAAAEALAKKSGCLKCHSVAQKKDAPSYKSIAEKYKGKPDAEATLYKHLTTNPKVKVDGREEEHDSPKTRNEGEIRNLARWVLSR from the coding sequence ATGAAATCCGGTCCGGGTTTGGTCGTTCCCGCTCTCCTCGTCGCCGCCGGCGCCGCATTCGCCGGCGAAGCGCCCGTCGACGCCGCCGCAGCCGAAGCCCTCGCCAAGAAGAGCGGATGCCTGAAGTGCCACAGCGTCGCCCAGAAGAAAGACGCACCTTCGTACAAGTCGATCGCCGAGAAATACAAGGGCAAGCCCGACGCCGAGGCGACGCTCTACAAGCATCTCACCACCAATCCGAAGGTGAAGGTCGACGGCAGGGAAGAGGAACACGACTCGCCGAAGACCAGGAACGAGGGCGAGATCCGCAACCTCGCGCGATGGGTGCTCTCGAGATAG
- a CDS encoding NapC/NirT family cytochrome c, protein MLRNAWSRLRQRCSTCARVTLITGTTLIALVVGGLLMVAGAAGLAWTNQESFCIGCHEMRENVYAEFKGTIHDTNRSGVRATCPDCHVPREVGPMLRRKVQASFELWGHFVTGVIDTPEKFKAHRYELAKRVWTRMKTTDSLECRNCHKADAMSSDLQSERAKARHAKAKAEGKTCIDCHFGIAHHEPDGPGPQDLRIGSR, encoded by the coding sequence GTGCTCAGGAACGCCTGGTCCCGTCTCCGACAGCGCTGCAGTACCTGCGCGCGCGTTACCCTCATCACCGGCACGACCCTGATCGCACTGGTCGTCGGCGGCCTGCTGATGGTCGCCGGCGCCGCCGGTCTCGCCTGGACCAACCAGGAGAGCTTCTGCATCGGCTGTCACGAGATGCGGGAGAACGTCTACGCCGAGTTCAAAGGCACCATCCACGACACCAACCGCTCCGGCGTGCGCGCGACCTGTCCCGACTGCCACGTTCCGCGCGAGGTCGGCCCGATGCTCAGGCGCAAGGTGCAGGCCTCGTTCGAGCTGTGGGGCCACTTCGTAACCGGTGTGATCGACACGCCCGAGAAATTCAAGGCGCATCGCTACGAGCTCGCCAAGCGCGTGTGGACGCGCATGAAGACCACCGACTCGCTGGAGTGCCGCAACTGCCACAAGGCGGACGCGATGAGCAGCGACCTCCAGTCCGAGCGTGCGAAAGCGCGACACGCGAAGGCAAAGGCCGAGGGCAAGACGTGCATCGATTGCCATTTCGGCATCGCCCACCACGAGCCCGACGGGCCCGGGCCGCAGGACCTGCGGATCGGCAGCAGGTAA
- a CDS encoding DmsE family decaheme c-type cytochrome produces the protein MGNSRRLTALSGLFVLLVTAALPAAAAERADLVLKGDAKCTRCHNEGEEMPILAIGATRHGTQADTRTPTCASCHGESDTHALKPEGLKERPRPERTFGKSSVTPIAARNQACLTCHQGGKRIHWQTGAHSRFQVACTSCHQVHTQHDRVRDKATQPEVCFACHKEQRTQITRPYRHPIPEGKVVCSDCHNPHGSAGPSMLARDNVNDTCYACHTEKRGPFVRNHQPVNENCAICHQPHGTTNPNLLRQRSPFLCQQCHEPTGHRGTIPNVTGGAPGSLARTVILARGCVNCHTNIHGTNNPIDAAGERTFRR, from the coding sequence ATGGGAAACAGCAGGCGGCTCACGGCGTTGTCGGGTCTATTCGTGCTGCTCGTGACAGCGGCGCTGCCCGCGGCGGCTGCGGAGCGAGCGGACCTCGTCCTCAAAGGCGACGCGAAGTGCACGCGCTGCCACAACGAAGGCGAGGAAATGCCCATCCTCGCGATCGGCGCCACCCGGCACGGCACGCAGGCCGACACGCGCACGCCGACGTGCGCGAGCTGCCACGGCGAGAGCGACACTCACGCCTTGAAGCCCGAAGGCCTGAAGGAGCGTCCCAGGCCCGAGCGCACCTTCGGCAAGAGCTCGGTAACGCCCATCGCCGCGCGCAACCAGGCCTGCCTCACCTGCCACCAGGGCGGCAAGCGCATCCACTGGCAGACCGGGGCGCACTCGCGCTTCCAGGTCGCTTGTACGTCGTGCCATCAGGTCCACACGCAGCACGACAGGGTGCGCGACAAGGCGACGCAGCCGGAGGTCTGCTTCGCATGCCACAAGGAGCAGCGCACGCAGATCACGCGGCCGTATCGCCATCCGATTCCGGAAGGCAAGGTGGTGTGCTCCGATTGCCACAATCCGCACGGCAGCGCCGGCCCGTCGATGCTCGCCCGCGACAACGTCAACGACACCTGTTACGCCTGCCACACCGAGAAGCGGGGGCCGTTCGTGCGCAACCACCAGCCGGTGAACGAGAACTGCGCGATCTGCCACCAACCGCACGGGACCACCAATCCGAACCTGCTGCGGCAGCGCTCGCCTTTCCTCTGCCAGCAGTGCCATGAGCCGACCGGGCACCGCGGAACGATACCCAACGTGACCGGCGGCGCGCCCGGATCGCTGGCGCGCACCGTGATCCTCGCCCGCGGCTGCGTGAATTGCCACACGAACATCCACGGCACGAACAATCCGATCGATGCGGCGGGCGAGCGCACGTTCAGGCGCTGA
- a CDS encoding MtrB/PioB family decaheme-associated outer membrane protein has protein sequence MRTTRRLPLTLLAAAVPAAFANAGYAAEENVEAEGPTARELATPTSHAEAGVGYVSDAARRFGEYNGLKDAQLYPLIDLEYRRRLDETGTWIGLRARNLGLETREIRFDHNRQGNWGYFVEYTQTPRFEPYTAVTGLGGIGTNAQIVNGTAPRPVELGTRRDTWSIGGDKFFAGVFEVNLRFRNEDKNGSRLYGQGDNPGAPTTRFLVDPIDYKIRQWEAIASYNGRRMQFSLGYYGLSFDNQNPALTLTGTPAPIFTPVALPPANRSHQMYLNGGYNFTPTMRTNFKVAYSRATQDEGFIVPSVPGVANLDARVDTLFANVGFTAQPLPALSVLANFRYDDRDDKTPVRTYFTGFGTASTLSGENEPRSIRTIGGKFEAAYALPWWGLRALAGVDYEEKHRNFFQVRSVSHRDKTDEISYRAEVRRPIGETLTGALAYIRSDRDGSDFRTTTLAGGGAGSNLIAPLHLADRTRDKVRASLTWMVTDPLTIQFAVDEGRDRYAPRTAADIGVREGRMHLASVDASYVFSTAWTGTAWWTMNDVRQVQSSLSGATQWIANLGNSSDTVGVGLHGKPWPKIDLGADLLYSRIIDDFGVSTASGPTAASQIPRIRTTMTRATLFAKYAVQKNMGFRLNYIYDRWHTNDWTWADFVYTDGTRLVQDNSQKIHFIGITAYYRFR, from the coding sequence ATGAGAACGACAAGACGGTTGCCGCTGACGCTGCTCGCAGCAGCGGTGCCGGCGGCGTTCGCCAACGCAGGCTACGCAGCCGAAGAGAACGTCGAAGCCGAAGGACCGACCGCCAGGGAGCTCGCGACGCCGACCAGCCACGCCGAAGCGGGCGTCGGCTACGTGTCCGACGCAGCGCGGCGCTTCGGCGAGTACAACGGGCTGAAGGACGCGCAGCTCTACCCGCTGATCGACCTGGAGTATCGACGCCGCCTCGATGAGACGGGCACGTGGATCGGATTGCGCGCGCGCAATCTCGGCCTGGAAACTCGCGAGATACGCTTCGACCACAACCGGCAGGGTAACTGGGGCTACTTCGTCGAGTATACGCAGACGCCGCGCTTCGAGCCTTACACCGCGGTGACCGGACTGGGCGGCATCGGCACGAACGCCCAGATCGTCAACGGAACCGCGCCTCGCCCGGTGGAGCTCGGGACGCGCCGGGACACGTGGTCGATCGGCGGCGACAAGTTCTTCGCCGGCGTCTTCGAGGTGAACCTGCGCTTCAGGAACGAGGACAAGAACGGCTCGCGGCTCTATGGCCAGGGCGACAACCCCGGCGCGCCGACGACGCGTTTCCTGGTCGACCCGATCGACTACAAGATCCGGCAGTGGGAAGCGATCGCGAGCTACAACGGCCGGCGCATGCAATTCTCGCTCGGGTATTACGGCCTGTCGTTCGACAACCAGAATCCCGCGCTCACGCTGACCGGCACGCCCGCGCCGATCTTCACGCCGGTGGCGCTGCCGCCGGCGAACCGCTCGCACCAGATGTATCTCAACGGCGGCTACAACTTCACGCCGACGATGCGCACCAACTTCAAGGTCGCGTATAGCCGCGCGACTCAGGACGAAGGTTTCATCGTGCCGTCGGTGCCCGGCGTCGCCAATCTCGATGCGCGCGTCGACACGCTGTTCGCCAACGTCGGTTTCACCGCGCAGCCGCTGCCCGCGCTCTCGGTCCTCGCCAACTTCCGCTACGACGACCGCGACGACAAGACGCCGGTGCGCACGTATTTCACGGGCTTCGGCACCGCCTCGACGCTGTCGGGCGAGAACGAGCCGCGCTCGATCCGCACGATCGGCGGCAAATTCGAGGCCGCGTATGCGCTGCCGTGGTGGGGACTGCGGGCGCTGGCCGGCGTGGACTACGAGGAAAAACACCGCAACTTCTTCCAGGTGCGCTCGGTCAGCCATCGCGACAAGACCGACGAGATCTCCTATCGCGCGGAAGTGCGCAGGCCGATCGGCGAGACGCTCACCGGCGCGCTCGCTTACATCCGGAGCGACCGCGACGGGTCCGACTTTCGCACGACGACGCTGGCCGGCGGTGGCGCGGGCAGCAACCTCATCGCGCCGCTGCACCTTGCGGACCGCACGCGCGACAAGGTGCGCGCAAGCCTCACATGGATGGTCACGGACCCGCTGACGATCCAGTTCGCGGTGGACGAAGGTCGTGACCGTTACGCCCCGCGCACTGCCGCCGACATCGGGGTACGCGAAGGGCGGATGCATCTCGCGTCGGTCGACGCATCGTATGTTTTCTCGACGGCGTGGACCGGGACGGCGTGGTGGACCATGAACGACGTGCGGCAGGTGCAGTCGAGCCTGTCCGGCGCCACCCAGTGGATCGCCAACCTCGGCAACTCGAGCGACACGGTCGGCGTCGGCTTGCACGGCAAGCCCTGGCCGAAGATCGACCTTGGCGCCGATCTGCTGTATTCGAGGATCATCGACGATTTCGGCGTGTCGACCGCCTCGGGGCCCACCGCGGCCTCGCAGATCCCGCGGATCCGAACGACGATGACACGAGCGACCCTGTTCGCAAAATACGCCGTTCAGAAGAACATGGGATTCCGGCTGAACTACATCTACGACCGCTGGCACACCAACGACTGGACGTGGGCTGACTTCGTCTACACCGACGGGACGCGGCTCGTGCAGGACAACAGTCAAAAAATCCACTTCATCGGGATCACCGCGTATTACCGGTTCCGTTGA
- a CDS encoding DUF6691 family protein, translating to MSDDRAGSLHVFFALLSGVLFGLGLAISGMIDPGKVLAFLDVAGAWDPTLATVMGGALAVTVPAFRGVLRRRQPWFAPGFVLPTRTDLEPQLLLGAAVFGIGWGLGGLCPGPAIAALVTGNTFVYVFVAAMLAGFVLHDLVVQRAPPSSTARGGTR from the coding sequence ATGAGCGACGATCGAGCCGGGTCGCTGCACGTTTTCTTCGCTTTGCTTTCAGGCGTCCTGTTCGGGCTCGGCCTCGCGATATCCGGCATGATCGATCCGGGCAAGGTGCTTGCGTTCCTGGATGTCGCCGGCGCGTGGGATCCGACACTCGCCACCGTCATGGGCGGCGCGCTCGCGGTGACGGTACCCGCGTTTCGCGGAGTCCTCCGACGGCGGCAACCCTGGTTCGCGCCGGGCTTCGTGCTCCCGACGCGCACGGACCTCGAACCGCAGCTCCTTCTGGGAGCGGCTGTGTTCGGCATCGGCTGGGGCCTCGGAGGTCTGTGTCCGGGCCCGGCGATCGCCGCGCTCGTCACCGGCAATACCTTCGTCTACGTCTTCGTCGCGGCCATGCTCGCCGGTTTCGTGCTGCACGATCTTGTCGTGCAGCGCGCTCCGCCGTCGTCGACGGCACGCGGCGGAACGCGCTGA
- a CDS encoding YeeE/YedE thiosulfate transporter family protein translates to MSTQFTPITGFLGGALIGLAAVLLLVANGRIAGVSGIAGGVLGRVRGDVAWRVAFIAGLGLGAVVYRVARGEPIVIDAAPTLALAAAAGLLVGFGTRLGSGCTSGHGICGIARFSKRSTAATVVFMASAMLTVYVVRHLLRS, encoded by the coding sequence ATGAGCACACAGTTCACCCCGATTACCGGATTCCTTGGCGGAGCGCTGATTGGATTAGCCGCAGTCCTGCTGCTCGTCGCCAATGGACGGATCGCGGGCGTGAGCGGCATCGCGGGCGGCGTGCTGGGGCGCGTCCGCGGCGATGTCGCGTGGCGTGTCGCGTTCATCGCCGGCCTCGGACTCGGCGCGGTCGTGTATCGGGTCGCGCGTGGAGAGCCGATCGTCATAGACGCAGCGCCGACGCTCGCGCTCGCCGCCGCGGCCGGGCTGCTCGTCGGATTCGGAACGCGTCTCGGCAGCGGCTGCACGAGCGGTCATGGGATCTGCGGCATCGCCCGCTTTTCGAAACGCTCCACCGCGGCGACGGTCGTGTTCATGGCCTCGGCGATGCTGACCGTATACGTCGTGCGCCACCTGCTCCGATCATGA
- a CDS encoding CBS domain-containing protein: MTKIGELCERDVVVTGPETIVADAAKLMRTRHVGCVVVVDRREAGLPLPQGIVTDRDLVVEIMALGLDASVMAVGDIMSQELVTVHADADPHQAMRLMRAKGLRRLPVVTANGGLIGLVAFDDLLEFVTGELSDLTRAVGREQAREAAARR, encoded by the coding sequence ATGACCAAGATCGGCGAATTGTGTGAACGCGACGTCGTGGTCACCGGGCCGGAAACCATCGTCGCCGACGCCGCGAAGCTCATGCGCACCCGGCACGTCGGGTGCGTGGTCGTGGTCGATCGGCGGGAAGCGGGGCTTCCGCTGCCGCAGGGAATCGTCACCGACCGCGACCTGGTCGTCGAGATCATGGCGCTCGGGTTGGATGCGAGCGTCATGGCAGTAGGCGACATCATGTCGCAGGAGCTCGTCACGGTCCATGCGGATGCGGATCCGCACCAGGCCATGCGGCTCATGCGCGCGAAAGGGTTACGCCGCCTGCCGGTCGTCACCGCGAACGGCGGTCTGATCGGCCTGGTTGCGTTCGACGACCTGCTCGAGTTCGTCACTGGCGAACTCTCGGACCTGACTCGTGCGGTAGGCCGCGAGCAGGCGCGCGAGGCCGCCGCGAGGCGATGA
- a CDS encoding AAA family ATPase: MSADHDTGCVLARALAGPACYPHAVDRVVRLETHISWIFLTGRYAYKIKKPVDFGFLDFTTLDARRRCCEDEVRLNRRLAPALYLDVVPICGTSGSPRVGGNGPAIEYAVRMCEFPQHALASRLLDAGGLTAPLVGDLARRIAAFHASLPPPPAESRYGSPEAVLRDAQENFTAVRALLETLGKAHDAPAADALREWTEREFPAVRDRLRVRAGSSVRECHGDLHLGNIVLIDGKLVPFDCVEFNAALRWIDVMNEVAFMVMDLLDRGADALAWLFLDEYLEASGDYAGVAVVRFYLVYRAMVRAKVHLLRASQCTDVAERRRLLEEYRSYVKLAQRCTRIGRAGIVLMHGYSGCGKTTVARDIVRAIGGIRVRSDVERKRLHGLPALQPSGSAVGGGLYTRTVSEAVYSRLLDCAAAIAGAGYTAVVDATFLARAERARFSGVARGIGVPAIVIDVQAPRSVLDARVGSRRADASEATSQVLERQIATAEPIEAAEGLPVVHVDGCAPLTLPGSAELLGHLQR, encoded by the coding sequence GTGAGCGCCGACCACGACACGGGTTGCGTGCTCGCTCGGGCGCTCGCCGGTCCCGCGTGCTACCCGCACGCGGTCGATCGCGTCGTGCGGCTCGAAACCCACATCTCGTGGATATTCCTGACCGGCCGCTACGCCTACAAGATCAAGAAGCCGGTCGACTTCGGCTTCCTCGACTTCACGACGCTCGACGCGCGCCGGCGCTGCTGCGAGGACGAAGTGCGGCTCAACCGGCGCCTCGCGCCGGCGCTGTATCTCGACGTCGTGCCGATCTGCGGCACGTCCGGGTCGCCGCGCGTCGGCGGCAACGGTCCGGCGATCGAATACGCAGTGCGCATGTGCGAGTTCCCGCAGCACGCGCTCGCGAGCCGTCTCCTCGACGCCGGCGGCCTCACCGCGCCGCTCGTCGGCGATCTTGCCCGCCGCATCGCCGCGTTTCATGCGAGCCTGCCGCCTCCGCCGGCGGAATCACGGTATGGGAGCCCGGAAGCCGTCCTGCGCGACGCACAGGAGAATTTCACCGCGGTGCGCGCGCTGCTCGAGACGCTCGGCAAGGCGCACGACGCGCCGGCCGCGGATGCGCTTCGCGAATGGACCGAGCGTGAGTTCCCGGCGGTTCGCGATCGGTTGCGCGTGCGCGCGGGGAGCTCGGTCAGGGAGTGCCACGGCGACCTGCACCTGGGCAACATCGTCCTGATCGACGGCAAGCTGGTTCCGTTCGACTGCGTCGAGTTCAACGCGGCGCTGCGCTGGATCGACGTCATGAACGAAGTCGCGTTCATGGTGATGGACCTGCTCGACCGCGGCGCGGACGCGCTGGCGTGGCTCTTCCTCGACGAATACCTCGAAGCGTCGGGCGATTACGCAGGGGTCGCGGTCGTGCGGTTCTATCTCGTCTATCGGGCGATGGTGCGCGCCAAGGTGCACCTGCTGCGCGCGTCGCAATGCACCGATGTGGCCGAGCGGCGGCGCCTTCTCGAGGAATATCGCAGCTACGTGAAGCTCGCACAGCGTTGCACCCGCATCGGGCGGGCCGGCATCGTGCTCATGCACGGTTACTCCGGCTGCGGCAAGACCACGGTCGCGCGCGACATCGTGCGTGCGATCGGCGGGATCCGGGTGCGTTCCGATGTCGAGCGCAAGCGACTGCACGGCCTGCCGGCGCTGCAGCCGAGCGGCTCGGCGGTCGGCGGCGGCCTCTATACCCGCACCGTTTCGGAGGCCGTGTACTCGCGGCTTCTGGATTGCGCCGCAGCCATCGCAGGCGCGGGCTATACGGCGGTCGTGGATGCGACGTTCCTCGCTCGCGCCGAGCGCGCCCGCTTCAGCGGCGTCGCGCGCGGGATCGGCGTTCCCGCGATCGTGATCGACGTGCAGGCGCCGCGCAGCGTGCTGGATGCGCGCGTCGGCTCGCGCCGCGCGGATGCGTCCGAGGCCACGTCGCAGGTACTGGAACGGCAGATCGCAACGGCCGAACCGATCGAAGCCGCGGAAGGCCTGCCGGTCGTCCACGTCGACGGTTGCGCGCCGCTCACGCTGCCGGGCAGCGCCGAATTGCTCGGCCACCTGCAACGATGA